A genome region from Sphingomonas sp. BGYR3 includes the following:
- a CDS encoding chorismate-binding protein produces MIHGQAEARAALAAGRPALLWRTAVADTETPVGAALKLIEPGRGDFLLESVEGGAVRGRHSLIGLAPDLVFRASGNAAEVNPHWTTDRAAFRPHPLPTLDALRDLVAACRMDVPAALPRALACLVGYFAYETVGLVEKLPRPAPNPVGVPDMIFVRPTVILIFDRLADSLFLVAPVWPDSDTDPARTIERAVERIDATAARLASAPPAPEPRAAELDAVIQQPVLPDGAYRAMVARAKDYIVAGDIFQVVLAQRFTAPFPLPPIELYRSLRRINPSPFLYHLDLPGFALIGSSPEILVRVRDGEVTIRPIAGTRPRGATGAEDAANRKSLLDDPKERAEHLMLLDLGRNDVGRVAAAGTVKVTDSYMVEFYSHVMHIVSNVTGRLSPDHDAIDALFAGFPAGTVSGAPKVRACEIIAELEPETRGPYAGGVGYFSPDGSMDSCIVLRTALVKDGVMHVQAGAGIVADSDPAYEQRECEAKSGALFAAARDAIARAQEAGFGQ; encoded by the coding sequence GTGATCCACGGGCAGGCGGAAGCACGCGCGGCGCTGGCGGCCGGCCGCCCCGCCCTGTTGTGGCGGACGGCGGTGGCCGACACCGAAACGCCGGTTGGCGCGGCGCTCAAGCTGATCGAGCCGGGGCGCGGCGATTTCCTGCTGGAATCGGTTGAGGGCGGGGCCGTGCGCGGGCGGCACAGCCTGATCGGGCTGGCCCCCGATCTGGTGTTCCGCGCGTCCGGCAACGCGGCAGAGGTGAACCCCCATTGGACCACCGACCGCGCGGCATTCCGGCCCCATCCGTTGCCCACGCTCGATGCGCTGCGCGATCTCGTCGCCGCTTGCCGGATGGACGTGCCCGCTGCCCTGCCGCGCGCTCTGGCGTGCCTTGTCGGCTATTTCGCCTATGAAACGGTGGGTCTGGTGGAAAAACTGCCCCGGCCCGCGCCCAACCCGGTCGGCGTGCCGGACATGATCTTTGTCCGCCCCACCGTCATCCTGATCTTCGACCGGCTGGCCGACAGCCTGTTCCTGGTCGCACCCGTCTGGCCGGACAGCGACACCGATCCGGCCCGGACCATCGAACGTGCGGTGGAACGGATCGACGCGACCGCCGCCCGGCTGGCCAGCGCACCGCCGGCGCCGGAGCCGCGTGCTGCCGAACTGGACGCGGTGATTCAGCAACCGGTCCTGCCCGATGGCGCCTATCGGGCGATGGTGGCGCGGGCGAAGGACTATATCGTCGCGGGCGACATCTTTCAGGTGGTGCTGGCGCAGCGGTTCACCGCGCCCTTTCCGCTGCCGCCCATCGAACTCTATCGGTCGCTTCGGCGGATCAACCCCTCGCCGTTTCTCTATCACCTCGACCTGCCCGGCTTTGCGCTGATCGGGTCCAGCCCCGAGATCCTGGTGCGGGTGCGCGATGGCGAAGTCACGATCCGGCCCATCGCGGGAACGCGGCCGCGCGGCGCGACAGGGGCAGAGGATGCCGCCAATCGCAAGAGCCTGCTCGACGATCCAAAGGAACGCGCCGAACATCTGATGCTGCTGGACCTTGGTCGCAACGATGTCGGCCGGGTGGCGGCGGCGGGGACGGTCAAGGTTACCGACAGCTACATGGTCGAATTCTACAGCCATGTGATGCACATCGTGTCCAACGTCACCGGCCGGCTGTCGCCGGACCATGACGCGATCGACGCGCTGTTCGCCGGATTTCCGGCGGGCACCGTGTCCGGTGCGCCAAAGGTGCGGGCGTGCGAGATCATCGCCGAACTCGAACCGGAAACGCGCGGGCCCTATGCCGGCGGCGTCGGCTATTTCAGCCCGGACGGATCGATGGACAGCTGCATCGTGCTGCGCACTGCCCTGGTCAAGGATGGCGTGATGCACGTTCAGGCCGGCGCAGGCATCGTGGCGGACAGCGATCCCGCCTATGAACAGCGGGAGTGCGAGGCGAAATCCGGCGCGCTGTTCGCCGCTGCCCGCGACGCCATCGCCCGCGCGCAAGAGGCCGGGTTCGGACAATAG
- a CDS encoding aminodeoxychorismate/anthranilate synthase component II: MILVIDNYDSFTWNLVHYLMELGAPVQVVRNDAMSAADALASNASAFLISPGPCTPNEAGISLDLVAACASAGKPLLGVCLGHQAIGQHFGGQVVRGGLMHGKTSPVVHDGTGLFTGLPSPFTATRYHSLIVQDIPDDLVVNATATDGTVMGFRHASLPIHGVQFHPESIATEHGHAMLANFLSIAGVEAGERV; encoded by the coding sequence ATGATCCTCGTCATCGACAATTATGACAGCTTCACCTGGAACCTGGTCCATTATCTGATGGAACTTGGCGCCCCGGTGCAGGTGGTGCGCAACGACGCGATGAGCGCCGCCGACGCGCTTGCCAGCAATGCCAGCGCCTTTCTGATCTCGCCCGGTCCGTGCACCCCGAACGAGGCGGGGATCAGCCTGGATCTTGTCGCCGCCTGCGCCTCGGCCGGAAAGCCGCTGCTGGGCGTGTGCCTGGGCCATCAGGCGATTGGCCAGCATTTCGGCGGACAGGTGGTGCGCGGCGGACTGATGCACGGCAAGACCAGCCCGGTGGTGCATGACGGCACCGGCCTGTTCACTGGCCTGCCCTCGCCCTTTACCGCCACGCGCTATCACTCGCTGATCGTTCAGGATATTCCGGACGATCTGGTCGTCAACGCTACCGCCACCGATGGCACCGTGATGGGCTTTCGCCACGCATCGCTGCCGATCCACGGCGTTCAGTTCCACCCGGAAAGCATCGCGACCGAACATGGCCATGCAATGCTGGCCAATTTCCTGTCGATTGCGGGGGTCGAGGCGGGGGAACGCGTGTGA
- the trpD gene encoding anthranilate phosphoribosyltransferase: MTLPDARQPLSADAAEDAFAAILDARVDEAAIEGFLTALADRGETPLEIAIAARAMRARMIRVRAPEGAIDVCGTGGDGHHSLNVSTAVSIVVAAAGVPVAKHGNRAASSRSGAADTLEALGLDLTRAAARAEESLAELGIAFLFAADHHPALRALAPLRRRMGRRTIFNLLGPLANPAGVRVQMIGIARPELVPVYAEAMAMLDYDEAAVICGLEGLDELSPAGPSAVASIGDTGLPTVVTPDLAGLAPRSLDDLRGGDAAHNADALRRLLLGEPGGYRDAVILNSAAALVLAGHSDTLMAGAEEAAETIDNGLANALLDCWIAWP, from the coding sequence GTGACGCTGCCCGATGCCCGCCAGCCCCTGTCCGCCGACGCGGCAGAGGACGCCTTTGCCGCAATCCTCGACGCCCGGGTTGACGAGGCGGCGATCGAGGGGTTCCTGACCGCGCTGGCTGATCGCGGGGAAACGCCGCTGGAAATCGCCATTGCCGCCCGTGCGATGCGGGCGCGCATGATCCGCGTCCGGGCGCCGGAAGGGGCAATCGACGTTTGCGGCACGGGCGGCGACGGGCATCACAGCCTGAATGTCTCCACCGCCGTCTCCATCGTCGTGGCCGCTGCCGGAGTGCCGGTGGCCAAGCACGGCAACCGCGCGGCCAGCAGCCGGTCGGGCGCGGCCGACACGCTCGAGGCGCTGGGCCTTGACCTGACGCGGGCGGCGGCGCGGGCGGAGGAAAGCCTGGCCGAACTGGGCATCGCATTCCTGTTCGCCGCCGATCACCACCCCGCGCTGCGGGCGCTGGCCCCGCTGCGCCGCCGGATGGGCCGGCGCACGATCTTCAACCTGCTCGGCCCGCTCGCCAATCCGGCCGGCGTGCGCGTGCAGATGATCGGCATTGCCCGCCCCGAACTGGTCCCCGTTTATGCCGAGGCGATGGCGATGCTGGATTATGACGAGGCGGCGGTGATCTGCGGGCTGGAGGGGCTGGACGAACTCAGCCCCGCCGGGCCAAGCGCAGTGGCCAGCATCGGCGATACCGGCCTGCCGACGGTGGTCACGCCCGATCTGGCCGGGCTGGCCCCGCGGTCGCTGGACGATCTGCGCGGCGGCGATGCGGCGCATAACGCCGATGCGCTGCGCCGCCTGTTGCTGGGCGAGCCCGGCGGCTATCGCGACGCGGTGATCCTGAACAGCGCGGCCGCGCTCGTCCTTGCCGGGCACAGCGACACGCTGATGGCCGGGGCAGAGGAAGCGGCGGAAACCATCGACAACGGGCTTGCCAACGCGCTGCTCGACTGCTGGATCGCATGGCCATGA
- the trpC gene encoding indole-3-glycerol phosphate synthase TrpC — MSTMLAQILEAKADEVAARKAQTGDADLAARIAAAGPPRGFRAALDSRAATGYALIAEIKKASPSKGLIRADFDPPAHARAYAAGGATCLSVLTDERWFQGHDAYLVAARAACPLPAIRKDFMIDPWQCAESRALGADAILIIVAALEDAQMAEIEAAAMELGMDVLVEVHDADEMARAARLRSRLIGVNNRNLKTFEVNFQNTFDLVALAPPGCTFVAESGIGGRADCDALAAHDIRCFLVGESLMRQPDVEAATRALVG; from the coding sequence ATGAGTACGATGCTGGCACAGATCCTTGAGGCAAAGGCAGACGAGGTTGCGGCGCGCAAGGCGCAGACGGGCGATGCCGACCTTGCCGCGCGCATTGCCGCCGCCGGGCCGCCGCGCGGGTTTCGCGCCGCGCTGGATAGCCGCGCGGCCACCGGATACGCTCTGATCGCAGAGATCAAGAAGGCCAGCCCGTCCAAGGGGCTGATCCGCGCGGATTTCGATCCGCCCGCCCATGCCCGCGCCTATGCCGCCGGCGGCGCAACCTGCCTGTCGGTGCTGACCGACGAACGGTGGTTTCAGGGGCATGACGCGTATCTGGTCGCCGCGCGTGCCGCCTGTCCCCTGCCCGCGATCCGCAAGGATTTCATGATCGACCCCTGGCAATGCGCCGAATCCCGCGCGCTGGGGGCGGACGCCATTCTGATCATCGTCGCCGCACTGGAAGATGCGCAAATGGCAGAGATCGAGGCAGCGGCCATGGAACTGGGCATGGACGTGCTGGTCGAGGTGCACGATGCCGACGAAATGGCCCGCGCGGCGCGGCTCCGTTCGCGGCTGATCGGGGTAAACAACCGCAATCTCAAGACGTTCGAGGTCAATTTTCAGAACACGTTCGATCTTGTCGCCCTGGCCCCGCCGGGCTGCACCTTTGTCGCGGAAAGCGGCATTGGCGGCCGGGCGGACTGCGATGCGCTGGCCGCGCATGACATCCGCTGCTTTCTGGTCGGCGAAAGCCTGATGCGCCAGCCGGATGTCGAGGCAGCGACGCGGGCGCTGGTCGGATGA
- the moaC gene encoding cyclic pyranopterin monophosphate synthase MoaC, whose translation MSRLTHLDAAGAAHMVDVGGKAETARQAVATGRIAMSAAAATAIRDGTAAKGDVIATARIAGIMAAKRTHELIPLCHPLPLTRIALDVVPDDSGVTVTATVGLTGRTGVEMEAMTAVSVALLTLYDMVKSLDKGMAIQDIRLLSKTGGKSGDWRAG comes from the coding sequence ATGAGCCGCCTGACCCACCTGGATGCCGCAGGGGCCGCGCATATGGTGGATGTCGGCGGAAAGGCGGAAACGGCGCGTCAGGCGGTGGCAACCGGCCGCATCGCCATGTCTGCCGCGGCCGCAACCGCGATCCGCGACGGGACGGCGGCCAAGGGCGACGTGATCGCCACCGCGCGCATCGCCGGCATCATGGCGGCCAAGCGTACGCACGAGCTGATCCCGCTGTGCCACCCCCTGCCCCTGACCCGCATCGCGCTGGATGTGGTTCCGGACGACAGCGGCGTGACGGTGACGGCGACCGTCGGTCTGACCGGCCGGACGGGCGTGGAGATGGAGGCGATGACGGCGGTGTCGGTGGCGCTGCTCACCCTCTATGACATGGTAAAGTCGCTGGATAAGGGCATGGCTATTCAGGATATTCGCCTGCTGTCCAAGACCGGCGGCAAATCCGGGGATTGGCGCGCGGGCTGA
- a CDS encoding molybdopterin molybdotransferase MoeA translates to MAPPLLPLADAQARLIGMAVPVAAEALPIAGCAGRWAAEPVTALRTQPASDLSVMDGYAIAHAALPGPWTVIGESAAGRPHAGPVGPGQAVRIFTGAVMPAGADCVLVQEEAARDGDRLILTGAGPAAPGRNVRHRGLDFAAGTDLIRAGERMTPARLAMAAMAGHGTLTVRRPVRVAVAATGDELCPPGTPVGDGQIPETNRLMLAAMLADLPVELIDLGILPDDLDALTRAFADVDTDLLVTSGGASVGDHDLVRPALAAAGWSIDFWRVALRPGKPVMAGRRGDALVLGLPGNPVSVFATTMLFVRPAIAALGGSVDPLPRLTPAILAEPLPANGERTDFLRAAILPDGRVSAAAVQDSSMLLTLARASCLIHRPAHAPAAAVGDPVDILVIA, encoded by the coding sequence ATGGCACCTCCGCTCCTCCCGCTGGCCGATGCACAGGCCCGGCTGATCGGCATGGCCGTGCCGGTGGCGGCAGAGGCGCTGCCCATCGCCGGTTGCGCCGGACGCTGGGCCGCCGAACCGGTAACCGCGCTGCGCACGCAACCGGCCAGCGATCTGTCGGTGATGGACGGTTATGCCATCGCCCACGCCGCCCTGCCCGGGCCCTGGACGGTCATCGGGGAAAGCGCCGCCGGGCGGCCCCATGCCGGGCCGGTCGGGCCGGGACAGGCGGTGCGCATCTTTACCGGCGCAGTCATGCCGGCGGGCGCGGACTGTGTGCTGGTGCAGGAAGAGGCCGCGCGCGACGGCGACCGGCTGATCCTGACCGGAGCTGGCCCGGCCGCGCCCGGCCGCAACGTCCGGCATCGCGGGCTTGATTTCGCGGCCGGAACCGACCTGATCCGGGCGGGGGAGCGGATGACGCCGGCGCGGCTCGCCATGGCTGCGATGGCGGGGCATGGCACGCTGACGGTCCGCCGCCCGGTGCGGGTTGCCGTCGCGGCGACCGGCGATGAACTGTGCCCGCCCGGCACGCCGGTTGGCGATGGACAGATACCGGAAACGAACCGGCTGATGCTGGCTGCGATGCTGGCCGATCTGCCGGTCGAGCTGATCGACCTTGGCATCCTACCGGACGATCTGGACGCGCTTACCCGCGCTTTTGCCGACGTCGATACCGACCTGCTCGTCACCAGCGGCGGGGCGTCGGTGGGCGACCATGATCTGGTGCGACCCGCGCTGGCGGCGGCGGGATGGTCCATTGATTTCTGGCGGGTGGCACTGCGCCCCGGCAAGCCGGTGATGGCCGGGCGGCGCGGCGATGCGCTGGTCCTCGGCCTGCCCGGCAATCCGGTTTCGGTGTTCGCCACGACGATGTTATTCGTCCGACCCGCCATCGCCGCACTGGGCGGATCGGTCGACCCCCTGCCCCGGCTGACCCCCGCGATCCTGGCCGAACCCCTGCCCGCCAATGGCGAGCGCACGGATTTCCTGCGCGCGGCGATCCTGCCCGACGGGCGGGTCAGCGCGGCGGCGGTGCAGGACAGTTCGATGCTGTTGACGCTCGCGCGCGCCTCCTGCCTGATCCACCGACCCGCTCATGCCCCGGCGGCGGCTGTGGGCGATCCTGTGGATATCCTTGTGATCGCTTGA
- the lexA gene encoding transcriptional repressor LexA: MLTKKQHELLCFIAERLGEDGISPSFEEMKEALDLKSKSGVHRLIEALVERGFIRRLPNRARALEVLKMPERVDAKRGKAAKRGDVAPLSPPSATQRMPEPANDVIEIPLHGRIAAGVPIEAMEGSQMLPVPAALLGSGEHYALEVSGDSMVEAGILDGDYALIRKTESARDGEIVVALIDGHDATLKYFRREGAMVRLDPANRSYDPQRYRPDQVQVQGRLSGLLRRY; this comes from the coding sequence ATGCTCACCAAAAAGCAGCATGAGTTGCTGTGCTTCATTGCCGAACGCCTGGGCGAAGACGGCATTTCCCCCTCGTTCGAGGAGATGAAGGAGGCGCTCGACCTCAAATCGAAATCTGGGGTGCACCGGCTGATCGAGGCGCTGGTGGAGCGCGGGTTCATTCGCCGCCTGCCCAATCGCGCCCGCGCGCTCGAAGTGCTGAAGATGCCGGAACGGGTCGATGCAAAGCGGGGCAAGGCTGCAAAACGCGGTGACGTGGCACCACTTTCGCCACCTTCCGCGACGCAGCGGATGCCGGAACCAGCCAACGACGTCATCGAAATCCCGCTCCATGGCCGCATTGCCGCCGGTGTGCCGATCGAGGCGATGGAGGGATCGCAGATGCTGCCGGTGCCCGCCGCGCTGCTCGGATCGGGCGAACATTATGCGCTGGAAGTGTCCGGGGATTCGATGGTCGAGGCGGGCATCCTCGACGGCGATTATGCCCTGATCCGCAAAACGGAATCGGCCCGCGATGGCGAAATCGTGGTCGCGCTGATCGACGGGCATGACGCAACGCTCAAATATTTCCGGCGCGAAGGCGCAATGGTCCGGCTGGACCCCGCCAATCGCAGCTATGATCCGCAACGCTACCGCCCTGATCAGGTGCAGGTGCAGGGCCGACTGTCGGGGCTGCTCCGCCGTTACTGA